A window of the Streptomyces finlayi genome harbors these coding sequences:
- the ispG gene encoding flavodoxin-dependent (E)-4-hydroxy-3-methylbut-2-enyl-diphosphate synthase, with the protein MTAISLGMPAVPTKLADRRVSRQIQVGSVAVGGDAPVSVQSMTTTRTSDIGATLQQIAELTASGCQIVRVACPTQDDADALSTIARKSQIPVIADIHFQPKYVFAAIDAGCAAVRVNPGNIKQFDDKVKEIALAAKDAGTPIRIGVNAGSLDARLLKKYGKATPEALVESALWEASLFEEHGFGDIKISVKHNDPVIMVNAYRQLAAQSDYPLHLGVTEAGPAFQGTIKSAVAFGALLSEGIGDTIRVSLSAPPAEEVKVGLQILEALNLKQRRLEIVSCPSCGRAQVDVYKLADQVSAGLEGMEVPLRVAVMGCVVNGPGEAREADLGVASGNGKGQIFVKGEVIKTVPESKIVETLIEEALKIAEQMEKDGISSGEPQVSIS; encoded by the coding sequence ATGACTGCGATTTCTCTCGGAATGCCGGCCGTTCCGACCAAGCTCGCCGACCGACGGGTCAGCCGCCAGATCCAGGTCGGATCGGTCGCGGTCGGCGGCGACGCACCTGTCTCGGTGCAGTCCATGACGACGACGCGTACGTCGGACATCGGGGCGACGCTGCAGCAGATCGCGGAGCTGACGGCTTCCGGCTGCCAGATCGTGCGAGTGGCGTGCCCGACCCAGGACGACGCGGACGCGCTCTCGACGATCGCGCGGAAGTCCCAGATCCCGGTGATCGCGGACATCCACTTCCAGCCGAAGTACGTGTTCGCGGCGATCGACGCGGGCTGCGCGGCGGTGCGGGTGAACCCGGGCAACATCAAGCAGTTCGACGACAAGGTCAAGGAGATCGCGCTCGCGGCGAAGGACGCCGGGACGCCGATCCGCATCGGCGTGAACGCGGGCTCGCTGGACGCGCGGCTGCTGAAGAAGTACGGCAAGGCCACGCCTGAGGCGCTGGTCGAGTCGGCGTTGTGGGAGGCGTCGCTCTTCGAGGAGCACGGCTTCGGTGACATCAAGATCTCGGTGAAGCACAACGACCCGGTCATCATGGTGAACGCCTACCGGCAACTGGCGGCGCAGAGCGACTACCCGCTGCACCTCGGTGTCACGGAGGCCGGTCCGGCGTTCCAGGGGACGATCAAGTCCGCGGTGGCGTTCGGCGCGCTGCTGTCGGAGGGCATCGGGGACACGATCCGTGTCTCGCTGTCGGCTCCGCCGGCCGAGGAGGTCAAGGTCGGACTGCAGATCCTCGAGGCGCTGAATCTGAAGCAGCGTCGCCTGGAGATCGTGTCGTGTCCGTCGTGCGGGCGCGCGCAGGTCGATGTGTACAAGCTGGCGGACCAGGTCAGTGCGGGCCTCGAAGGCATGGAGGTCCCGCTGCGGGTCGCGGTCATGGGCTGCGTCGTCAACGGTCCCGGTGAGGCCCGCGAGGCCGACCTGGGCGTCGCCTCCGGCAACGGCAAGGGCCAGATCTTCGTGAAGGGCGAGGTCATCAAGACCGTCCCGGAGTCGAAGATCGTCGAGACCCTCATCGAGGAAGCCCTGAAGATCGCCGAGCAGATGGAGAAGGACGGCATCTCCTCCGGCGAGCCCCAGGTCTCCATCAGCTGA
- the dxr gene encoding 1-deoxy-D-xylulose-5-phosphate reductoisomerase: MSDSPAPLADPHLIFDAADGRRDLVILGSTGSIGTQAIDLVLRNPDRFRVTALSAAGGRVVLLAEQARRLRVRTVAVAAEDKVPALREALREEYGAGEPLPEILAGPDAATRLAESDCHTVLNGITGSIGLAPTLAALKAGRTLALANKESLIVGGPLVKALAAPGQIIPVDSEHAALFQALAAGTRADVRKLVVTASGGPFRGRTRSELADVTREQALTHPTWAMGPVITINSATLVNKGLEVIEAHLLYDIPFDRIEVVVHPQSYVHSMVEFTDGSTLAQATPPDMSGPIAIGLGWPHRVPDAAPAFDWSKASSWEFFPLDTEAFPSVGLARHVGTLGGTAPAVFNAANEECVDAFLAGRLPFNGIMDTVTAVVAEHGTPATGTSLTVADVLEAETWARARAQELSAKATAEARA, translated from the coding sequence ATGAGCGACAGCCCTGCCCCCCTCGCCGATCCGCATCTGATCTTCGACGCCGCGGACGGCCGCCGGGATCTCGTGATCCTCGGCTCCACCGGGTCCATCGGCACCCAGGCCATCGACCTGGTGCTGCGCAACCCCGACCGCTTCCGGGTCACCGCACTCTCCGCCGCGGGCGGCCGGGTCGTCCTCCTCGCCGAGCAGGCGCGGCGCCTGAGGGTGCGTACCGTCGCCGTCGCCGCCGAGGACAAGGTGCCCGCCCTGCGCGAGGCGCTGCGCGAGGAGTACGGGGCGGGCGAGCCGCTCCCCGAGATCCTGGCCGGGCCCGACGCGGCCACCCGGCTCGCCGAGAGCGACTGCCACACGGTGCTGAACGGCATCACCGGCTCGATCGGTCTCGCCCCGACGCTCGCCGCCCTGAAGGCGGGCCGCACGCTCGCGCTCGCCAACAAGGAGTCGCTGATCGTCGGCGGCCCTCTGGTGAAGGCGCTCGCGGCCCCCGGCCAGATCATCCCGGTCGACTCGGAACACGCCGCGCTCTTCCAGGCCCTGGCAGCGGGTACCCGCGCCGATGTGCGCAAACTCGTCGTCACCGCGTCCGGCGGTCCCTTCCGGGGGCGTACGAGGAGCGAGCTGGCCGACGTCACCAGGGAGCAGGCACTCACGCACCCGACCTGGGCGATGGGCCCGGTCATCACGATCAACTCGGCGACGCTCGTCAACAAGGGCCTGGAAGTCATCGAGGCGCACCTCCTCTACGACATTCCGTTCGACCGGATCGAAGTGGTGGTCCACCCGCAGTCGTACGTCCACTCCATGGTCGAGTTCACGGACGGCTCCACGCTGGCCCAGGCCACCCCGCCGGACATGAGCGGACCTATCGCCATCGGCCTCGGCTGGCCGCACCGCGTTCCGGACGCCGCGCCCGCTTTCGACTGGTCGAAGGCGTCCAGCTGGGAGTTCTTCCCGCTGGACACCGAGGCCTTCCCGTCCGTCGGGCTCGCCCGGCACGTCGGTACTCTCGGCGGTACGGCCCCCGCGGTGTTCAACGCCGCGAACGAGGAGTGCGTGGACGCGTTCCTGGCGGGACGGCTCCCCTTCAACGGAATCATGGATACGGTCACCGCAGTGGTGGCCGAACACGGCACCCCTGCCACGGGAACTTCACTGACGGTCGCGGACGTCCTCGAAGCCGAGACCTGGGCGCGAGCCCGGGCCCAGGAGCTTTCGGCGAAAGCGACAGCGGAGGCGCGCGCATGA
- a CDS encoding M50 family metallopeptidase: protein MSLTTILLTILGIAIFAVGLLFSIGWHELGHLSTAKLFGIRVPQYMVGFGPTIWSRKKGDTEYGIKAIPAGGYIRMIGMFPPGADGRMEARSTSPWRSMIEDARSAAFEELEPGDETRLFYTRKPWKRVIVMFAGPFMNLVLAVAIFLGVSMTFGFQTQTTEVAGVQKCVISQSEDRDKCAKGDPVSPAKAAGLREGDRIVSFDGQRIDDWETLSESIRDTIGPATIVVERGGQELTLHAVLQKNSVAQKDSDGQVVPEEFVDAGYLGFAARTEIIPLSFGDSVVRIGDMIENGVDSIIALPSKIPDLWNAAFSDGERADDSPVGVIGAARIGGEVMTLDVPAQNQVAMMLFLLAGFNLSLFLFNMLPLLPLDGGHIAGALWESLRRNLARAFRRPDPGPFDVAKLMPVAYVVAGIFICFTLLVLVADIVNPVKIT, encoded by the coding sequence ATGAGTTTGACGACGATCCTGTTGACGATCCTGGGGATCGCCATCTTCGCCGTGGGTCTGCTGTTCTCGATCGGCTGGCACGAGCTGGGGCACCTCTCGACCGCCAAGCTCTTCGGCATCCGCGTGCCGCAGTACATGGTCGGCTTCGGCCCGACCATCTGGTCGCGCAAGAAGGGCGACACCGAGTACGGCATCAAGGCGATCCCCGCGGGCGGCTACATCCGCATGATCGGCATGTTCCCGCCCGGCGCCGACGGACGCATGGAGGCACGCTCCACCTCGCCGTGGCGCAGCATGATCGAGGACGCCAGGTCCGCCGCGTTCGAGGAGCTGGAACCGGGCGACGAGACCCGCCTCTTCTACACGCGCAAGCCGTGGAAGCGCGTGATCGTGATGTTCGCCGGGCCGTTCATGAACCTGGTGCTGGCCGTCGCCATCTTCCTCGGCGTCTCCATGACGTTCGGTTTCCAGACCCAGACCACCGAGGTCGCGGGCGTCCAGAAGTGCGTGATCTCGCAGAGCGAGGACCGCGACAAGTGCGCGAAGGGCGACCCGGTCTCGCCCGCCAAGGCGGCCGGACTGCGGGAGGGCGACAGGATCGTCTCCTTCGACGGGCAGCGGATCGACGACTGGGAGACTCTCTCCGAGAGCATCCGCGACACCATCGGCCCCGCCACCATCGTGGTCGAGCGCGGCGGGCAGGAGCTGACCCTGCACGCCGTGCTCCAGAAGAACTCGGTGGCGCAGAAGGACTCCGACGGCCAGGTCGTGCCGGAGGAGTTCGTGGACGCCGGCTACCTGGGCTTCGCCGCCCGCACGGAGATCATTCCGCTCTCCTTCGGTGACTCGGTCGTCCGCATCGGAGACATGATCGAGAACGGCGTCGACTCGATCATCGCCCTGCCGTCCAAGATCCCGGACCTCTGGAACGCGGCCTTCAGCGACGGAGAACGCGCGGACGACTCGCCGGTCGGCGTGATCGGCGCGGCCCGCATCGGCGGGGAGGTCATGACGCTCGACGTCCCGGCGCAGAACCAGGTCGCGATGATGCTGTTCCTGCTGGCCGGCTTCAACCTCTCGCTCTTCCTCTTCAACATGCTGCCCCTGCTGCCGCTCGACGGCGGGCATATCGCCGGGGCCCTCTGGGAGTCCCTGCGACGCAACCTGGCGCGCGCCTTCCGCCGGCCCGACCCCGGTCCGTTCGACGTGGCGAAGCTGATGCCGGTGGCCTACGTGGTCGCCGGAATCTTCATCTGCTTCACGCTGCTGGTCCTGGTGGCCGACATCGTCAACCCGGTCAAGATCACCTGA
- a CDS encoding dTMP kinase, whose translation MSLLSGPYTPADVERQGPFVVIEGVSGVGKSTLTRAVAEQLGAVTLHTLPEPMTRLSSAVNREARALPQFAFYLSGALHASDVISEGLAKGPVVADRYLSSVIACHAAVNGVPVEAVRRLVAPFASYFTVPDHTFYLLCSEKTLRARMKNKSDLKEDDTALFDVPGRLSTLLRNFAAVAAEDPTGVVLDTDDQTPEELAATIVTTLEISRA comes from the coding sequence ATGAGTCTGCTGTCCGGCCCGTACACGCCCGCAGATGTGGAACGGCAGGGCCCGTTCGTTGTGATCGAGGGGGTGTCTGGCGTGGGTAAGTCCACGCTGACGCGGGCTGTCGCCGAGCAGCTCGGCGCCGTGACCCTGCACACCCTGCCGGAGCCGATGACCCGGCTGTCGTCGGCGGTCAACCGGGAGGCCAGGGCGCTCCCGCAGTTCGCGTTCTACCTCTCCGGAGCCCTGCACGCCTCCGACGTGATCTCGGAGGGCCTGGCCAAGGGCCCGGTCGTCGCTGACCGGTACCTGTCCTCGGTCATCGCCTGCCACGCCGCCGTCAACGGTGTCCCCGTCGAGGCGGTGCGCCGCCTGGTCGCCCCGTTCGCCTCGTACTTCACCGTCCCGGATCACACGTTCTACCTCCTGTGCTCCGAGAAGACCTTGAGGGCCCGGATGAAGAACAAGTCGGACCTGAAAGAGGACGACACCGCACTGTTCGACGTCCCCGGCCGCCTGTCCACGCTCCTGAGGAACTTCGCCGCCGTGGCCGCCGAGGACCCGACCGGCGTCGTCCTGGACACCGATGACCAGACGCCCGAAGAGCTGGCCGCCACCATCGTGACCACCCTGGAGATCAGTCGTGCTTAA
- the cutA gene encoding divalent-cation tolerance protein CutA: protein MTDYVQVSTATRTREQAVALAAGAVQYRLAAGAQIIGPVTSVFWHLGEYGTGEEWQLLLKTSKVRYPELEAHLLEHHPWDNPELCAVPIVLGAERSLQWIGDSVAGD from the coding sequence ATGACTGACTACGTGCAGGTATCCACGGCTACAAGAACCCGAGAGCAGGCCGTTGCCCTTGCTGCGGGGGCAGTTCAGTATCGGCTCGCGGCAGGCGCCCAGATTATTGGGCCGGTCACCAGCGTGTTCTGGCACTTGGGCGAGTACGGCACCGGCGAGGAGTGGCAGCTCCTCCTCAAGACGTCGAAGGTCCGCTACCCGGAGCTTGAGGCGCACCTCCTGGAGCATCACCCGTGGGACAACCCGGAGCTGTGCGCCGTACCGATCGTGTTGGGGGCCGAACGGTCGTTGCAGTGGATCGGCGACTCTGTGGCAGGGGACTAG
- a CDS encoding helix-turn-helix domain-containing protein, with protein MTYKPSTALPRDLLDDDEVQRALMAHDFGVVFRIARERAGISYSKIAAECDIKPERVGTLARGQGRITTFEKIAQIADALRVPGCVVGLTARPWEVADAPAGSPSAENGPHVRRRAILQAATGLAAALPTLHQTAPPLRITDTYVDRLRERTARLRRLDEVLGGGDTYRVYLGEVQRTKSDLRSASFTVGARRRLTALLAEQAQQAGWAAFDGGRPRDAVALYEESRTYAREAGDVDLYGNSLAFLAYEALADDRRTAVGFAVDSCATITARTPSTVQALLYERLAWACAVDGQAKATEKALTLACEALADPRAGEPQPDWSVWVDNTELDIMTGRCWTALRRPLRAVPVLSRALDRYSDDHARDKALYLSWLADAYLTAGEVEQAAATVGRALELSMDVASIRPRQRLVPLLEYLRPHAELQIVRDVLELAAS; from the coding sequence ATGACCTACAAGCCGTCTACGGCCCTGCCGCGTGACCTCCTGGACGACGACGAGGTACAACGTGCGCTCATGGCGCACGACTTCGGAGTGGTGTTCCGGATTGCGCGCGAACGAGCAGGGATCAGCTACTCGAAGATCGCGGCCGAATGCGACATCAAGCCCGAGCGAGTCGGGACGCTCGCGCGCGGCCAAGGTCGGATCACCACGTTCGAGAAGATCGCGCAGATCGCCGATGCCTTACGAGTCCCGGGGTGCGTGGTCGGCCTCACCGCCCGCCCATGGGAGGTGGCCGACGCTCCTGCTGGAAGTCCCAGCGCAGAGAACGGACCACACGTGCGTCGCCGAGCAATCCTCCAGGCAGCAACCGGCCTTGCCGCCGCCCTCCCCACCCTCCACCAAACAGCCCCGCCACTCCGCATCACCGACACCTACGTGGACCGGCTCCGTGAACGCACCGCCCGCCTCCGGCGCCTGGACGAAGTCCTCGGCGGTGGCGACACGTACCGCGTGTACCTCGGCGAAGTGCAGCGCACGAAGAGTGACCTGCGAAGCGCCTCGTTCACTGTTGGGGCGCGACGCCGGCTGACCGCGCTCCTCGCCGAGCAAGCACAGCAAGCGGGCTGGGCGGCGTTCGACGGTGGCCGCCCGCGCGACGCCGTGGCCCTGTACGAAGAGAGCCGCACGTACGCCCGCGAGGCCGGGGACGTCGACCTGTACGGCAACTCCTTGGCGTTCCTCGCGTACGAGGCTCTCGCAGATGACCGGCGTACCGCGGTGGGTTTCGCGGTCGACTCCTGCGCGACCATCACCGCCCGTACGCCGTCCACCGTCCAAGCACTCCTGTACGAACGTCTCGCCTGGGCGTGCGCCGTCGACGGCCAGGCGAAGGCCACCGAGAAGGCCCTGACCCTCGCCTGCGAAGCTCTCGCCGATCCACGCGCCGGCGAGCCGCAGCCGGACTGGTCCGTCTGGGTCGACAACACGGAACTCGACATCATGACCGGCCGCTGCTGGACGGCGCTGCGCCGCCCCTTGCGTGCCGTGCCGGTCCTCTCCCGCGCCCTGGACCGGTATTCCGACGACCACGCACGGGACAAGGCCCTGTACCTGTCCTGGCTCGCCGACGCCTACCTCACCGCTGGTGAGGTCGAGCAGGCAGCCGCAACGGTCGGGCGCGCCCTCGAACTCTCCATGGACGTCGCATCCATCCGGCCGCGGCAGCGCCTCGTCCCGCTCCTCGAATACCTACGCCCCCACGCGGAACTGCAAATCGTCCGTGACGTCCTGGAGCTGGCCGCCAGCTAG
- a CDS encoding STM4013/SEN3800 family hydrolase encodes MIYVREVVGQGHGIAFVTLDSLRYDVARATTAAGGTPRLANWLPGEHWEDRRTPGTFTLPAHMAFFSGFLPKLPQPVQPPRLWECRPPAFKTPHPSTFVFDAPDLLTGLTQHGYRTACVGGVTYFSRETPLGSVLPNMFQEDYWRPEFCSPDPDSTRHQVDKALDVADRHSGRPLFLFVNVSATHVPHGHYLGQSTDSWESQAAALRYADEHLGRLMEGLAQRGPWLVILCADHGDAFGDDGYHGRGIAHPAVWSVPYAVMSIGGAASDVQSY; translated from the coding sequence ATGATCTATGTCCGGGAAGTCGTCGGCCAGGGCCACGGCATCGCATTCGTGACGCTGGACTCCTTGCGGTACGACGTGGCCCGTGCCACCACCGCGGCGGGCGGCACGCCTCGCCTAGCCAACTGGTTGCCGGGAGAGCATTGGGAGGACCGAAGGACACCGGGCACCTTCACCTTGCCTGCGCACATGGCGTTCTTCTCAGGGTTCCTGCCGAAGCTCCCACAGCCCGTACAGCCGCCGCGGCTGTGGGAGTGCCGACCGCCAGCCTTCAAGACACCGCACCCCTCGACGTTCGTCTTCGATGCCCCGGACCTGCTGACCGGGCTGACGCAGCACGGATACCGGACGGCCTGCGTGGGAGGCGTCACCTATTTCTCACGTGAGACTCCGCTCGGGTCCGTCCTGCCGAACATGTTCCAAGAGGACTACTGGCGACCGGAGTTCTGCTCCCCGGACCCGGATTCCACACGACACCAGGTCGACAAGGCGCTCGATGTAGCGGATCGGCACAGCGGGCGACCACTGTTCCTGTTCGTCAACGTGAGCGCGACGCATGTCCCACACGGGCATTACCTCGGCCAGAGCACGGATTCGTGGGAGTCGCAGGCTGCTGCCCTGCGGTACGCAGACGAGCACCTCGGCCGACTCATGGAGGGGCTGGCCCAGCGCGGGCCGTGGTTGGTCATCCTGTGCGCCGACCACGGCGACGCCTTCGGGGATGACGGGTACCACGGTCGGGGGATTGCCCACCCGGCAGTGTGGTCAGTCCCTTACGCGGTCATGAGCATTGGTGGCGCGGCCAGCGACGTCCAGTCGTACTAG
- a CDS encoding acyl-CoA dehydrogenase family protein, translating into MSAPSAPPEPPQAPKVTEREARRVAEAAREQDWRKPSFAKELFLGRFRLDLIHPHPLPADEDVRRGEEFLARLRDFCETRIDGALIEREARIPDEVINGLKELGALGMKISTGYGGLGLTQVYYNKALALIGSASPAIGALLSAHQSIGVPQPLKIFGTQEQKDAFLPRLARTDISAFLLTEPDVGSDPARLATSAVPDGEDYVLDGVKLWTTNGVVADLLVVMARVPVSEGHKGGITAFVVEADAPGITVEHRNAFMGLRGLENGVTRFHRVRVPAANRIGPEGAGLKIALTTLNTGRLSLPAMCVGAGKWSLRIAREWTAVREQWGRPVARHEAVGAKISFIAATTFALEAIVDLASQMADEDRNDIRIEAALAKLYGSEMGCLIADELVQIRGGRGFETADSLAARGERAVPAEQLLRDLRINRIFEGSTEIMHLLIAREAVDAHLKVAGDIIDPEKPLSAKAKAGANAAGFYARWLPKLVTGPGQLPRTYSEFHPTGHPDLSTHLRYAERASRKLARSTFYAMSRWQGRMETKQGFLGRIVDIGAELFAMSAACVRAELLRTTGEHGREAYQLADVFCHQSRIRVEELFTRLWSNTDDLDRRVVDGVLSGTYTWLEDGVVDPSGDGPWIADATPGPSTKENVHRPIR; encoded by the coding sequence ATGTCCGCCCCATCCGCACCACCCGAACCGCCCCAGGCACCCAAAGTCACCGAGCGTGAAGCGCGCAGGGTGGCCGAGGCCGCCCGTGAGCAGGACTGGCGCAAGCCCAGTTTCGCCAAGGAACTCTTCCTCGGCCGCTTCCGGCTCGATCTGATCCACCCCCATCCGCTCCCGGCCGACGAGGACGTACGGCGCGGTGAGGAGTTCCTCGCCCGGCTGCGGGACTTCTGCGAGACGAGGATCGACGGCGCGCTGATCGAGCGCGAGGCCAGAATTCCCGACGAGGTGATCAACGGCCTCAAGGAACTCGGCGCCCTCGGCATGAAGATCTCCACCGGCTACGGCGGCCTCGGGCTCACCCAGGTGTACTACAACAAGGCCCTCGCCCTGATCGGCTCCGCCAGCCCCGCGATCGGCGCCCTGCTCTCCGCGCATCAGTCGATCGGGGTACCGCAGCCGCTGAAGATCTTCGGCACACAGGAGCAGAAGGACGCCTTCCTGCCCCGGCTGGCCCGTACCGACATCTCGGCGTTCCTCCTCACCGAACCCGACGTCGGGTCCGACCCGGCCAGGCTCGCCACCTCCGCCGTGCCCGACGGCGAGGACTACGTGCTCGACGGTGTGAAGCTGTGGACCACCAACGGGGTCGTAGCCGATCTGCTCGTCGTCATGGCCCGGGTCCCGGTGTCCGAGGGCCACAAGGGTGGGATCACCGCCTTCGTCGTCGAGGCCGACGCCCCGGGCATCACCGTCGAGCACCGTAACGCCTTCATGGGCCTGCGCGGCCTGGAGAACGGCGTCACGCGGTTCCACCGGGTCCGGGTCCCCGCCGCCAACCGCATCGGCCCCGAGGGCGCCGGCCTCAAGATCGCCCTGACCACCCTCAACACCGGCCGCCTCTCGCTGCCCGCCATGTGCGTGGGAGCGGGCAAGTGGAGCCTGAGGATCGCCCGCGAATGGACGGCCGTGCGGGAGCAGTGGGGCAGGCCCGTCGCCCGGCACGAGGCCGTCGGCGCGAAGATCTCCTTCATCGCCGCGACCACCTTCGCGCTGGAGGCCATCGTCGACCTCGCCTCGCAGATGGCCGACGAGGACCGCAACGACATCCGCATCGAAGCCGCGCTGGCCAAGCTGTACGGCTCCGAGATGGGCTGTCTCATCGCCGACGAACTGGTCCAGATCCGGGGCGGACGCGGCTTCGAGACCGCCGACTCGCTCGCCGCCCGCGGTGAACGGGCCGTTCCGGCCGAACAGTTGCTCCGCGACCTGCGGATCAACCGGATCTTCGAGGGCTCCACGGAGATCATGCACCTGCTGATCGCCCGCGAGGCCGTCGACGCCCACCTCAAGGTGGCCGGAGACATCATCGACCCCGAGAAGCCGCTGTCAGCCAAGGCGAAGGCCGGTGCGAACGCGGCCGGCTTCTACGCCCGCTGGCTCCCGAAGCTGGTCACGGGCCCCGGACAACTGCCCCGTACGTACAGCGAGTTCCACCCGACGGGGCACCCGGACCTGTCCACCCATCTGCGGTACGCCGAACGCGCGTCCCGCAAGCTCGCCCGCTCCACCTTCTACGCCATGTCCCGCTGGCAGGGCCGCATGGAGACCAAACAGGGCTTCCTCGGCCGGATCGTCGACATCGGCGCCGAACTCTTCGCGATGAGCGCGGCCTGCGTCCGTGCCGAACTCCTGCGCACCACGGGCGAGCACGGCCGCGAGGCCTACCAGCTGGCCGACGTCTTCTGCCACCAGTCCCGCATCCGGGTCGAGGAACTCTTCACCCGCCTGTGGTCCAACACCGACGACCTCGACCGGCGCGTGGTCGACGGCGTCCTGTCGGGGACGTACACCTGGCTGGAGGACGGGGTCGTGGACCCGAGCGGCGACGGCCCGTGGATCGCCGACGCCACCCCGGGCCCATCGACGAAGGAGAACGTCCACCGGCCCATCCGCTGA
- a CDS encoding radical SAM protein yields the protein MALAANTIGGNVSHVAPPPITEAVDWTALRNFATLRGQLRVSLTPRCNIKCWFCHNEGDVPPPFTHLNREAQPRARELAADHYLGLIAGLVDSGLKRVYFTGGEPLASPLARPVLTQLSAPGPDTSYTLITNGTLVRTHQEWLAQTPLDKVKVSLHYFSDETLRAIAHTRIGIATILDGIEAAREIFDRVELNTLLQRENEHEVRAILDYALDHRMPVQFIELVDTDFNGDRQSSAVSAQGIIDQLRTLTDSESVEIVGVGQGRRVFRVDGIEIDVIQKGLGRHHVGQCGPCPQRANCVEGFWALRLDHAGGIQPCLLRDDLRLDVLPLLSDPETIPAAVAAHMTAFTEGTL from the coding sequence GTGGCCCTGGCCGCCAACACCATCGGAGGCAACGTGTCCCACGTCGCACCACCACCGATCACAGAGGCTGTTGACTGGACAGCACTGCGGAACTTCGCGACGCTGCGCGGTCAGCTGCGTGTTTCACTGACACCGCGCTGCAACATCAAGTGCTGGTTCTGTCACAACGAGGGTGACGTCCCTCCGCCCTTCACCCACCTGAACAGGGAAGCGCAGCCACGAGCCCGTGAGCTGGCAGCCGACCACTACCTGGGACTGATCGCCGGCCTGGTCGATTCCGGGCTCAAGCGCGTGTACTTCACCGGCGGTGAACCGCTGGCGTCACCGCTGGCGCGGCCAGTCCTCACTCAGCTGTCGGCGCCCGGCCCCGACACCTCGTACACCCTCATCACCAACGGCACGCTGGTGCGCACTCACCAGGAGTGGCTGGCCCAGACGCCGCTGGACAAAGTGAAGGTGAGCCTTCACTACTTCTCCGACGAGACGCTGCGCGCGATCGCGCATACCCGCATCGGGATCGCGACCATCCTGGACGGCATTGAGGCCGCCCGGGAGATCTTCGACCGAGTCGAGCTGAACACGCTCCTCCAGCGTGAGAACGAGCACGAGGTCCGGGCCATCCTGGACTACGCACTCGATCACCGGATGCCGGTGCAGTTCATCGAGCTGGTGGACACGGACTTCAACGGCGACCGCCAGAGCTCCGCTGTGTCCGCGCAGGGCATCATCGATCAGCTGCGGACGCTGACCGACAGCGAGAGCGTGGAGATCGTCGGCGTCGGTCAGGGGCGCCGCGTGTTCCGTGTCGACGGAATCGAAATCGACGTCATCCAGAAGGGCTTGGGGCGACACCACGTCGGGCAGTGCGGGCCGTGCCCCCAGCGAGCGAACTGCGTTGAAGGGTTCTGGGCTCTGCGCCTGGACCACGCTGGCGGGATTCAGCCGTGCCTGCTGCGCGACGATCTACGCCTGGACGTCCTGCCGCTACTGTCCGATCCGGAGACCATCCCGGCTGCCGTAGCGGCGCACATGACTGCCTTCACTGAGGGGACCCTATGA